One window of Aspergillus oryzae RIB40 DNA, chromosome 3 genomic DNA carries:
- a CDS encoding mitochondrial 54S ribosomal protein uL16m (mitochondrial ribosomal protein L16), with translation MASTMKMFSGPQLALFRPTCLSTTFTASPLSRCFSTTSPALDWLTPKFMETSKSPKGRPHVATGGSSRGTTVVWGDYGLRMKDHDRRLPASSLKIAEETIKRRLRGMNYTLYKRVSANIGVYTKGNEQRMGKGKGKFDYWTAKVGVSRIVFELKGDIHEKVAREAFRLAGHKLPGLWEFCKKGDPPVVGLTKLGNGVTLESLKRPRRSPALGAANMSTPPSSTSSSPSASQ, from the exons ATGGCCTccacgatgaagatgttctcGGGGCCTCAATTGGCCCTTTTCCGGCCTACCT GTTTATCCACAACTTTTACGGCCTCTCCGCTATCACGATGCTTCTCCACGACCTCCCCGGCTCTTGACTGGCTTACTCCGAAGTTCATGGAAACGTCGAAGTCTCCCAAGGGTCGCCCACATGTTGCGACTGGCGGTTCGTCCCGCGGTACAACTGTCGTCTGGGGCGACTACGGCTTGCGCATGAAGGACCATGACCGCCGACTGCCGGCTTCGTCGCTCAAGATCGCAGAAGAAACCATTAAGAGACGCTTAAGAGGAATGAACTATACGCTCTACAAGCGTGTCAGCGCCAACATCGGTGTGTACACCAAGGGTAACGAACAGCGTATGGGTAAGGGTAAGGGAAAGTTCGACTACTGGACGGCGAAGGTCGGTGTCAGCAGAATCGTGTTTGAACTGAAGGGCGATATTCACGAGAAAGTCGCAAGGGAGGCTTTCAGATTGGCTGGCCACAAGTTGCCGG GACTCTGGGAGTTCTGTAAGAAGGGCGACCCCCCTGTTGTTGGCTTGACGAAACTCGGCAACGGCGTGACTTTGGAAAGTCTGAAGCGCCCCCGCCGGAGCCCAGCCCTGGGCGCGGCAAACATGTCTACGCCGCCAAGTTCGACCTCGTCTAGCCCCTCTGCTTCTCAATAA
- a CDS encoding replication factor C subunit 5 (replication factor C, subunit RFC3) — MALLVDKLRPRSLEALSYHHELSARLKSLAQSGDFPHLLMYGPSGAGKKTRTIATLKELYGAGVEKIKIDARVYQTTSNRKLEFNIVSSVYHLEITPSDVGNYDRVVVQELLKEIAQTQQVDLSAKQRFKVVVINEADHLSRDAQAALRRTMEKYSPNLRLILLANSTSNIIAPIRSRTLLVRVAAPTEDQICSVLSAAGKREGWPEAPGLNKKIAKESGRNLRRALLMFEAIYAQSEKVTENTPIPPPDWEVLISITADEILAERSPARLLQVRARLYDLLTHCIPPTTILKTLTFKLIAKVDDALKPDVIKWSAFYEHRVTQGSKVIFHLEAFVAKFMRIYESYLMGMDF; from the exons ATGGCTTTGCTAGTTGACAAACTGCGACCACGCTCGCTCGAAGCTCTCTCATATCATCATGAACTGTCCGCACGCTTGAAGTCACTG GCACAAAGTGGAGATTTCCCCCATCTACTCATGTACGGACCATCAGGCGCAGGCAAGAAGACGCGGACAATCGCGACATTAAAAGAGCTGTACGGTGCGGGTGTGGAAAAGATCAAGATCGATGCCAGAGTCTACCAGACGACGAGTAACCGGAAGCTCGAATTCAACATTGTATCGTCTGTATACCATCTGGAGATTACACCTTCGGATGTAGGAAACTATGACCGTGTCGTCGTGCAGGAACTGCTCAAAGAGATTGCGCAAACACAGCAGGTCGATCTCTCCGCAAAGCAAAGGTTCAAGGTTGTTGTTATCAATGAAGCAGATCATCTGAGTCGTGACGCCCAGGCAGCTCTGAGACGGACTATGGAGAAATACAGTCCCAACCTGAGATTAATTCTATTGGCCAATAGCACCTCAAATATCATTGCTCCGATTCGTTCCAGAACCCTGCTGGTCAGGGTTGCGGCACCAACGGAAGACCAGATCTGCTCTGTGCTCAGCGCTGCTGGCAAGAGGGAAGGCTGGCCGGAGGCGCCCGGGCTTAATAAGAAGATAGCAAAGGAGAGCGGACGCAATCTCCGACGCGCGTTACTCATGTTTGAAGCTATCTATGCTCAAAG TGAGAAGGTGACAGAGAACACTCCGATCCCACCTCCGGACTGGGAGGTGCTCATTTCTATTACGGCTGATGAGATTCTGGCCGAGCGGTCGCCAGCTCGACTATTGCAAGTCCGGGCGCGCTTGTACGATCTCTTAACTCACTGCATCCCGCCGACTACTATTCTCAAG ACTCTCACcttcaagctcatcgccaaGGTAGACGATGCTCTGAAGCCCGACGTTATTAAATGGTCTGCATTCTACGAGCACAGAGTCACACAAGGAAGC AAAGTTATCTTCCACCTGGAGGCCTTCGTCGCCAAATTCATGCGCATCTATGAAAG CTACCTAATGGGCATGGACTTCTAA